A single Primulina eburnea isolate SZY01 chromosome 11, ASM2296580v1, whole genome shotgun sequence DNA region contains:
- the LOC140806134 gene encoding probable N-acetyltransferase HLS1 translates to MVADGGMAAVVVREYDAKKDCSAVEEVENRCEVGPSGKLSLFTDLLGDPICRVRHSPAYLMLVAEMAVLGGGGEDEGRREIVGMIRGCIKTVTCGKKLPRSGNNCPTKANQPHPVYTKLAYILGLRVSPSRRRMGIGLKLVREIERWFGENGAEYSYMATENDNEASVKLFTEKCGYSRFRTPSILVQPVFAHRVKISKKVVVIRLGPVDAEAVYRRRFSTTEFFPRDIDSVLKNELSLGTFLAVPRGSYSAESWPGAAEFLASPPESWAVLSVWNCKDVFRLEVRGASRVRRALAKTTRVVDQALPWLSLPSVPEVFRPFGFHFLYGLGGEGPNAVKLIRALCRLAHNLAKEHDCGVVATEVASREPLRFGIPHWKILSCPEDLWCIKRLGEEYSDGATGDWTKSSPGPSIFVDPREF, encoded by the exons ATGGTTGCTGACGGTGGCATGGCGGCGGTGGTGGTGAGAGAATATGATGCGAAGAAAGACTGTAGTGCAGTGGAGGAAGTGGAGAATAGGTGTGAGGTCGGGCCCAGTGGGAAGCTCTCCCTATTCACCGACCTCTTGGGAGACCCCATTTGCCGGGTCCGCCACTCTCCCGCCTACCTCATGCTG GTGGCGGAGATGGCGGTGTTGGGCGGCGGGGGAGAGGATGAGGGGAGGAGAGAAATAGTGGGGATGATCAGGGGTTGCATCAAAACCGTTACTTGCGGGAAGAAGCTCCCCAGAAGCGGCAATAACTGCCCCACGAAAGCGAATCAACCCCACCCTGTGTACACTAAACTTGCCTATATTTTAGGCCTCCGTGTCTCCCCCTCTCGTCG GAGAATGGGAATTGGGTTGAAGCTAGTGCGGGAAATAGAGCGATGGTTCGGAGAAAATGGCGCTGAATATTCATACATGGCTACTGAAAATGATAACGAAGCATCTGTCAAACTCTTCACTGAAAAATGTGGCTACTCAAGATTCCGTACCCCTTCCATTCTAGTCCAGCCCGTGTTCGCCCACCGAGTCAAGATCAGCAAGAAGGTTGTGGTCATCAGGCTCGGCCCCGTCGACGCGGAGGCCGTCTACCGTCGGCGGTTCTCCACCACCGAGTTTTTCCCACGGGACATCGACTCTGTCTTGAAAAATGAACTCAGCTTAGGAACGTTCCTGGCCGTGCCGAGAGGGTCGTACTCCGCCGAGTCATGGCCGGGGGCCGCCGAGTTTCTGGCTAGTCCGCCGGAGTCGTGGGCGGTTCTCAGCGTGTGGAACTGTAAAGACGTGTTCCGGCTCGAGGTTCGCGGCGCGTCGCGAGTGAGAAGAGCATTGGCTAAGACTACTCGTGTGGTGGACCAGGCTTTGCCCTGGTTGAGTTTGCCGTCGGTGCCTGAAGTTTTTAGGCCTTTTGGGTTCCATTTTCTGTATGGGCTTGGAGGTGAAGGCCCAAACGCTGTTAAACTTATAAGAGCTTTATGTAGGCTGGCCCACAATCTTGCAAAGGAACATGACTGCGGAGTGGTGGCCACGGAGGTGGCTAGCCGGGAGCCGCTCAGATTCGGGATTCCACATTGGAAAATTCTATCGTGCCCGGAGGACTTATGGTGCATAAAACGATTAGGGGAAGAATACAGCGACGGAGCCACGGGTGACTGGACCAAGTCATCTCCTGGTCCGTCCATTTTCGTCGACCCGAGAGAGTTTTAG